From Butyricimonas paravirosa, one genomic window encodes:
- a CDS encoding TlpA family protein disulfide reductase, whose product MGKNILILMCFMSLIACKREAVFELEGNSEQVLRERTVGLRYPTAPGRQYFLSTQADSSGHFLLTGEIIPGKAASLNFGYQHLPLYVEKEHYRVIKENDKYFVVSDRKESLQNRYVQYMRRIDSLDATYNRLSHGYDTIFDINRKAQLSDQMKREFALRNDQVISGIKEFAGTEIALNIINELMYLCEVDYRFFTKAMKALGDSIPEGDLKDKITEAYRQAQGRQLTGKAPVFRLPDVEGRMYTLEDFKGKYLLIDFWASWCAPCRAKNKELNKYYQELKDLGVNVVSVSLDNDRKKWVKAMEEDQVAWLQLVDLDGFEKSKVRADYKVSGVPTVYLIDPDGDVLITGPSLEEIKNAIK is encoded by the coding sequence TTTTAATGTGTTTTATGAGCTTGATAGCTTGTAAAAGAGAGGCTGTTTTTGAATTGGAGGGGAATAGTGAACAAGTTCTGCGAGAACGTACCGTTGGATTAAGATATCCGACAGCTCCGGGACGTCAATACTTTCTTTCGACTCAAGCGGATTCAAGTGGTCATTTCTTGTTGACCGGAGAAATTATTCCCGGTAAAGCAGCCTCGCTTAATTTTGGTTACCAACATCTTCCCTTGTATGTTGAAAAAGAGCATTATCGGGTGATTAAAGAAAATGATAAGTATTTCGTTGTTTCCGACAGAAAAGAGTCTTTACAGAATCGGTATGTACAGTATATGCGTCGAATAGATTCATTGGATGCGACTTATAACCGATTGAGTCATGGTTATGATACTATTTTTGATATAAATCGGAAGGCTCAACTTTCAGATCAGATGAAAAGGGAGTTTGCATTACGGAATGATCAGGTTATTTCAGGTATAAAAGAATTTGCAGGAACAGAAATCGCTTTGAATATTATTAATGAGCTAATGTATCTCTGTGAGGTTGATTATCGTTTTTTTACAAAGGCGATGAAAGCATTGGGAGATTCAATTCCTGAAGGAGATTTGAAAGATAAGATAACGGAAGCTTATCGTCAAGCACAAGGGCGGCAACTCACGGGGAAAGCTCCTGTATTTCGTTTGCCTGACGTGGAGGGGAGAATGTATACATTAGAGGATTTTAAAGGGAAATATTTGTTAATTGATTTCTGGGCTTCTTGGTGCGCTCCTTGTCGAGCTAAGAATAAAGAACTTAATAAATATTATCAGGAATTAAAAGACCTAGGAGTAAATGTCGTGTCGGTTTCTTTAGATAATGACCGTAAAAAATGGGTAAAAGCAATGGAAGAAGATCAGGTCGCTTGGTTACAATTGGTAGATCTGGATGGGTTCGAGAAAAGTAAAGTTAGGGCTGATTACAAGGTGAGTGGGGTGCCAACGGTATATCTGATTGATCCTGATGGAGACGTGTTGATTACAGGGCCGAGTTTGGAAGAGATTAAAAATGCGATCAAGTAG
- a CDS encoding RNA polymerase sigma factor: MNKDNGLLAKRIFQGDEEAFKILYEEFFHTLLAIACKYVESEVAKDIVQDTFFKLWTTPHKFSATTDLRFYLYRSVQNQCLNYIRDKKVEDRYRDRAEVVSEDFFYNTVLEEEIFIRLQQAIEELPEKYRKVINLNLEGLSDKEVALRLGISIDAVKQQKKRGKEQLKEKLNHPFLLLLINFL, from the coding sequence ATGAATAAGGACAATGGATTATTAGCTAAACGAATTTTTCAGGGGGATGAAGAAGCGTTTAAAATTTTGTATGAAGAGTTTTTTCATACATTGCTTGCCATCGCTTGTAAATATGTGGAGAGTGAGGTGGCGAAGGATATTGTGCAGGACACTTTTTTTAAATTGTGGACTACACCTCATAAATTTTCTGCGACCACGGATTTACGTTTTTATTTGTATCGTTCCGTACAGAATCAATGTTTGAATTATATTCGGGATAAGAAAGTGGAGGATCGTTATCGTGATCGAGCGGAGGTCGTTTCTGAAGATTTCTTTTATAACACGGTATTGGAGGAGGAGATTTTTATTCGTTTGCAACAAGCCATTGAAGAACTTCCGGAGAAATATAGGAAAGTCATAAATTTGAATTTGGAGGGATTGAGTGATAAAGAAGTTGCCCTGCGTTTGGGAATATCTATTGATGCAGTTAAACAACAGAAAAAGAGGGGAAAAGAGCAGTTAAAAGAAAAACTAAATCACCCGTTCTTGCTTTTGCTAATAAATTTCTTGTAG